The genomic region TGGCCCGACCATCCACGTCGTCAAGCCCGGCGAGACACTGTACCGTATCAGCCGTCGCTATGGCGTCAAACTCGAGACGTTGCGGAAGTGGAACAAGTTGCCGGATGACATCATCGAAGTCGGCCAGAAGCTGATCGTGGGCCAGGAGTAACAGGACCGCACACGGGATGACGACCGCCGCCTATTCATTGAGCCTCGAGGAATTCCGCCGCTACGCTCACGAGGGGAACCTGATTCCCCTCTATCGCGAGATTCTGGCGGATTATGAAACGCCGGTCTCGGCCTTCGCCAAGATCGACCACGGTCCCACCGCCTATCTGCTGGAAAGCATCGAAGGAGGGGAGAAGTGGGCGAGGTACTCGTTTCTGGGCAGCGGATCCCCGATCGTCATCTCCGAGGACCGTGGCGACCTCATGATCGCGCGGGGCAAGAAAAAATCCCGTATCCCCAGCAAGGGAAATCCGCTCGAGCGGTTGCAGGAGTACATGCAGGAGTTCCGTCCCGTGACGGTACCGAATCTGCCGCGTTTCGTCGGCGGGGCGGTCGGCTATCTCGGGTATGACATGGTGCGAACCTTTGAAGACCTGCCTTCACGGCCGAAGGACCACCTGAACCTGCCGGACTTCGCCTTCCTCATGACCGACACGCTTTTGATCTTCGACAACGTCGCGCAAAAGATCAAGGTGGTCGCCAATGCCCATCTCACTTCGACGCGCGACCGGGACGTGACCAGAGCCTATCGCGAGGCCACGGAGCGGATCGAACGCATGATCACCAGGCTGCGACGGCCGCTGCAGCGGGCCCGTCCGCATCGCCGCCGCCGACCGATCACGTTCACTTCCAATCTGAGCCGCGCGGACTTCGAGAAGATGGTCAATCGCACGAAGGAATACATCCGGGCGGGCGACGTCGTCCAGGCCGTGCTGTCCCAACGATGGGAGACCAACGTCCAGGCTCCTCCATTGCAACTGTATCGCGCCTTGCGCGTCGTCAATCCGTCGCCCTATATGTATTACCTGCGCGTCGCGGGAGTCGAGCTCGTCGGGTCGTCCCCGGAAACGCTGGTCCGCTGCGAAGACGGCGTCATCTCCGTCAGGCCGATCGCCGGCACGCGCCGGCGCGGACATACGGTCGACGAGGACCAGCAGTTGGAACGCCGGCTCCTCGCCGACGAAAAGGAACGAGCCGAGCACGTGATGCTCGTCGATTTGGGACGCAACGACGTCGGACGCGTCTCCCGCCCCGGGTCCGTATCCGTCGATTCGCTCATGCACGTCGAACGGTATTCCCACGTCATGCACATCGTCTCGAACGTCACGGGACGGCTCGATCGGGCCAAGACGTCCTATGACGTCTTGCGTGCCTGCTTCCCGGCGGGGACGGTCTCGGGCGCGCCGAAGATCCGTGCGATGGAGATCATCGACGAATTGGAACCGACCCGCCGCGGTCCGTACGCCGGCGCGGTGGGGTATTTCAGTTTCTCCGGCAACATGGACATGTGCATCAACATCCGGACCGTGGTCATCAAGAAACACCAAGCCTTCATCCAAGCCGGAGCGGGAATCGTCGCGGATTCCGTCCCCGAGCACGAGTACGAGGAGACCTGCAACAAGGCAAAGGCCATGATGCACGCCATCGAGCTGGCCGAGCAGGGATTGGAGTAGGTCCCGATGCTCCTCATGATCGACAATTACGACTCCTTCACCTACAACCTCGTACAGTACTTCGGCGAGCTGGGTGAAGACGTGCGGGTCTATCGAAACGACCAGCTCACCATCGCGCAGATCGAGGCGTTGAAGCCGAGCCGCATCGTCATTTCACCGGGCCCCTGCACGCCGAAGGAAGCCGGCATTTCCGTCGACACGATCAAGCACTTCGCCGGTCGGGTCCCTCTCCTGGGGGTCTGTCTCGGCCACCAATCCCTCGCGGCGGCCTTCGGCGGCGAGGTGGTCAGAGCCGATCGCCTGATGCACGGCAAGACTTCCATGGTCCGGCACGACGGGAAAACCCTGTTCCGGGACCTTCCCAACCCCTTTGAAGCGACGCGATACCATTCGCTGGTCGTCAAACGGGCCACGTTGCCCGCCTGCTTCGATGTATCGGCCGAGACCGCCGAAGGCGAGATTATGGGATTGCGCCACAAGTCATTGAGAGCGGAAGGAGTGCAATTTCATCCGGAATCGATTCTGACGGCGGCCGGGAAAGACTTGCTCCGCAACTTCCTGAAACTATAGTGCCTGGTTCCCTGCCGGGGCGGACGGCGACGGAGCCGGCCGGCTGCTGGGGTATTGTTGTCGATGATGATCAGAGAGGCCATCGAAAAACTCGCGGATCGGACGTCCCTGACCGAAAAAGAAGCCGAAGAGGTCATGAACGAGATCATGGACGGAGCGGCGACTCCGGCCCAGATCGCGGGCTATCTGATGGGGCTTCGCCTCAAGGGAGAGAGCGTCGAGGAGATCGCCGGTTCCGTCAGAGCCATGCGGGGACACGCGGTCCGCATTGCCGTTGGCGATCCGCTGGTGGTCGACACCTGCGGCACGGGGGGAGACGGACGACACACGTTCAACGTGTCCACCACCTCGGCGTTCGTCGTGGCCGGAGCCGGGTTGACCGTGGCCAAGCACGGCAACCGCTCGGTTTCTTCCAAATCGGGCAGCGCCGACGTGCTGGCCGCGCTGGGTGTGAAGATCGACTTGTCCACCGACCGGGTGGCCGACTGCGTCAATGAAATCGGCATCGGATTTCTCTTCGCCCCGCTGTACCACGGAGCGATGAAACATTGCGCCGTTCCCAGGCAGGAATTGGGCATCCGCACGATGCTGAATGTCCTCGGGCCGTTGACGAATCCTGCAGGAGCCGGCATCCAGGTCATCGGCGTCTACGAACCCCGGCTGACCGAACTTCTCGGCAAGGTCCTCATGCATTTGGGTTCGCAACACTCCTTCGTCGTGCACGGCATGGACGGACTGGACGAGATCACGTTGACCGACCGCACGTTGATCTCGGAAACCAAGGGAGGCGTGCTCTCGACCTACGTGCTGAGTCCGTCGGAATTCGGACTGGCCAAGGTGTCCCCGAAGGAATTGGCCGGAGGCGGCCCCCGGGACAATGCCCTCATCACGAAAGAAATCCTACAGGGCCGGAAAGGTCCGAAACGGGATATGGTCTGTCTGAACGCGGCTCCGGCATTGGTCGCCGGCCACAAGGCCAAGACCCTTGCCGACGGATTCGCCTTGGCCGCCAAGACCATCGATTCCGGCGCCGCAGCCGAAAAACTGGCGCGATTGATCGCCTACACGAACTCCTGACCACCGGTCGCCATGATTCTCGATCGAATCCTCGAACACAAGAAAGCGGAACTCCGGCACAAGCAGAGCCGCGGCTATCTGTCTGAATTGAAGGGCAGGATCCGCGATGTTTCCGGGACCCTGGGCTTCGCGGTCGCGCTGGACGCGACTCGCAGCGCCTCCAGCCCGGCGTTGATCGCCGAGGTCAAGCGAGCCTCCCCGAGTCTCGGACTCCTCCGACCGGAATTCGAAGAACGATTCGATCCGGTCGAGATCGCCCGCTCATACGCGCAGCACGGCGCGTCGGCGGTCTCCGTCCTGACCGACGGGGATTTCTTCCGCGGCAGCCTGGACTATCTTCTGGCGGTCAAACAGGCGGTCGCGCTGCCCGCGCTCAACAAGGAATTCATGGTCGAAGACATCCAATTCTACGAAGCGCGCGCCTATGGCGCGGACGCCGTCCTGTTGATCGTGGCGGCCCTGGAACGCCGGCAGCTCGAAGATTTTTACGCCTTGGCCCGCGATCTGACCCTCGACGTGCTCTTTGAAACCCATCACGAGCGGGAGCTGGACCTGGTTCTG from Nitrospira japonica harbors:
- the trpE gene encoding anthranilate synthase component I translates to MTTAAYSLSLEEFRRYAHEGNLIPLYREILADYETPVSAFAKIDHGPTAYLLESIEGGEKWARYSFLGSGSPIVISEDRGDLMIARGKKKSRIPSKGNPLERLQEYMQEFRPVTVPNLPRFVGGAVGYLGYDMVRTFEDLPSRPKDHLNLPDFAFLMTDTLLIFDNVAQKIKVVANAHLTSTRDRDVTRAYREATERIERMITRLRRPLQRARPHRRRRPITFTSNLSRADFEKMVNRTKEYIRAGDVVQAVLSQRWETNVQAPPLQLYRALRVVNPSPYMYYLRVAGVELVGSSPETLVRCEDGVISVRPIAGTRRRGHTVDEDQQLERRLLADEKERAEHVMLVDLGRNDVGRVSRPGSVSVDSLMHVERYSHVMHIVSNVTGRLDRAKTSYDVLRACFPAGTVSGAPKIRAMEIIDELEPTRRGPYAGAVGYFSFSGNMDMCINIRTVVIKKHQAFIQAGAGIVADSVPEHEYEETCNKAKAMMHAIELAEQGLE
- a CDS encoding anthranilate synthase component II, with protein sequence MLLMIDNYDSFTYNLVQYFGELGEDVRVYRNDQLTIAQIEALKPSRIVISPGPCTPKEAGISVDTIKHFAGRVPLLGVCLGHQSLAAAFGGEVVRADRLMHGKTSMVRHDGKTLFRDLPNPFEATRYHSLVVKRATLPACFDVSAETAEGEIMGLRHKSLRAEGVQFHPESILTAAGKDLLRNFLKL
- the trpD gene encoding anthranilate phosphoribosyltransferase; translation: MIREAIEKLADRTSLTEKEAEEVMNEIMDGAATPAQIAGYLMGLRLKGESVEEIAGSVRAMRGHAVRIAVGDPLVVDTCGTGGDGRHTFNVSTTSAFVVAGAGLTVAKHGNRSVSSKSGSADVLAALGVKIDLSTDRVADCVNEIGIGFLFAPLYHGAMKHCAVPRQELGIRTMLNVLGPLTNPAGAGIQVIGVYEPRLTELLGKVLMHLGSQHSFVVHGMDGLDEITLTDRTLISETKGGVLSTYVLSPSEFGLAKVSPKELAGGGPRDNALITKEILQGRKGPKRDMVCLNAAPALVAGHKAKTLADGFALAAKTIDSGAAAEKLARLIAYTNS
- the trpC gene encoding indole-3-glycerol phosphate synthase TrpC → MILDRILEHKKAELRHKQSRGYLSELKGRIRDVSGTLGFAVALDATRSASSPALIAEVKRASPSLGLLRPEFEERFDPVEIARSYAQHGASAVSVLTDGDFFRGSLDYLLAVKQAVALPALNKEFMVEDIQFYEARAYGADAVLLIVAALERRQLEDFYALARDLTLDVLFETHHERELDLVLERIPDARLIGINNRDLKTFSTDLGVTVRLAKRIPADKLIVSESGIHKRADVERLLEAGVHAMLVGESLIKAEVVGAKIAELRGADADPDARRKES